Proteins from one Salvelinus sp. IW2-2015 linkage group LG32, ASM291031v2, whole genome shotgun sequence genomic window:
- the LOC111956810 gene encoding calponin-3, producing the protein MTQFNKGPVYGLTAELRSKIAGKYDLQKEEELRFWIEEVTGMPIGENFQKGLKDGVILCELINKLQPCSIKKINHSKLNWHKLENLGNFIRAILKFGLCPNDIFEANDLFENGNMTQVQSTLLSLAGMAKTKGSNSNCDIGVKFADKRTRHFDEDKMKAGQCVIGLQMGTNKCASQSGMTAYGTRRHLYDPKSQTDKPYDQTTISLQMGTNKGASQAGMSAPGTRRDIYDQKSAGQTADSSTISLQMGTNKVASQKGMSSYGLGRQIYDPKYCASPTEPTSPVTLGNHAGSHGNGSLGTGTNGSEISDSDYQVEYQYQHDDEEEYRGGYQQQYSGHYDEDQGINY; encoded by the exons atgactcaattcAACAAGGGTCCAGTGTACGGTTTGACTGCAGAATTGAGAAGCAAG ATCGCAGGGAAGTACGACctgcagaaggaggaggagctccGGTTCTGGATCGAGGAGGTGACGGGCATGCCCATTGGAGAGAACTTCCAGAAGGGCCTCAAGGACGGAGTCATCCTCTGCGA GCTGATTAACAAACTGCAGCCTTGTTCCATTAAGAAAATCAACCACTCCAAACTCAACTGGCACAAG CTGGAAAATCTGGGGAATTTCATCCGAGCCATTCTGAAGTTTGGCCTTTGTCCCAATGACATCTTTGAAGCCAATGACCTGTTTGAGAATGGGAACATGACCCAGGTCCAGAGCACACTGCTGTCCCTGGCTGGTATG GCRAAAACCAAAGGCTCAAACTCCAACTGTGACATCGGTGTGAAGTTCGCAGACAAGAGGACGCGCCATTTCGACGAGGACAAAATGAAGGCTGGACAATGTGTCATTGGACTGCAG ATGGGAACAAATAAATGTGCCAGCCAGTCTGGTATGACAGCGTATGGGACCAGGAGACACTTATATGACCCAAAGTCACAGACAGACAAGCCCTACGACCAGACTACCATCAGTCTGCAGATGGGAACCAACAAGGGCGCCAGCCAG GCTGGCATGTCGGCGCCGGGTACCCGCCGTGACATCTACGACCAGAAGTCggcaggacagacagcagacagctcCACCATCTCCCTGCAGATGGGCACCAACAAGGTGGCGTCCCAGAAGGGCATGAGCAGCTATGGCCTGGGCAGACAGATTTACGACCCCAAGTACTGCGCCTCCCCCACAGAGCCCACCTCACCCGTYACCCTCGGCAACCACGCCGGTAGCCACGGCAACGGGAGCCTGGGAACAGGCACCAATGGATCGGAGATTAGTGACAGCGACTACCAGGTGGAGTACCAGTATCAGCATGACGACGAGGAAGAGTACAGGGGCGGGTACCAACAGCAGTACAGTGGGCACTATGACGAGGACCAGGGCATCAACTATTAG